The Streptomyces sp. NBC_00306 sequence ATGTACGCGACACGGCCCGCCCGGCAGCATGGCGACCATGACTGCCACTCCTGCGCGAGCCGATCGCGAAGCCGCCCGCCGCAGCCTCGAAGGCCTCGCTCTCGGGGACGCGTTCGGGGAGCGCTGGTTCCCTCTCTTTCGTGAGCGGGAGCGGGCCGCCGACGAGATCCGGGCCCGGCGCACGCCCGAGGAACCCGAATGGCACTGGACCGATGACACCGCGATGGCTCTCGCCGTCCATCAAGTGCTGGACCGCTTCGGCGAGATCGACCAGGAGCGGCTTGCGGCCTGCTTCGCGCTCACCTTCGACGCGGATCAAGGCCGCGGCTACGGCCACGGCATGCACCTCCTCCTGCCGAGACTGCTCGACGATCCGGCGAGCTGGCGCCGTCACGCGCCCGAACTCTTCGACGGCGGCAGTCTCGGCAACGGCGCCGCCATGCGGGTCGCACCGCTGGGCGCCTGGTTTGCCGCCGACCTCGAACTGGTCACACGTCAGGCCGAGTTGTCGGCCCGGGTGACCCATGCGCACCCCGACGGGGTGGCCGGCGCGGTGGCGGTGGCCACGGCCGCGGCCCTGTCGACCCGCGGTGAACTGACCATCCGGTCCGTCGCCGACCGCACGCCGCCCGGTCCGGTCCGTGACGGTCTCCTCCGGGCCGCCAGGCTCCCCTTCACCACCGCGCCGTGGAAGGCGGCGGACCTCCTCGGCAACGGACAGCGCATCCGCGCCGACGACACGGTCGCGTTCGCCGTCTGGACAGCCGCGCGCCACCAGGACGACCTGGAGGCGGCGCTGTGGTCCACGGCCGAAGGCCTCGGCGACGTGGACACGACGTGCGCGATCACGGGCGGGATCGTGGGGGCGCGTACGGGCGTGGACGAGGTGCCGCCTGAGTGGCTGGCACGCCGCGAGGCACTTCCCATCGGCTGAGAGGCCCCGGGGGCCGTGGGAGACAGGCCTCGTCCGCTGCCGCGCTGGTCAGGTCGCACCCCGAGGTCGGGCCCCACCACCCTCTGTTCAGGCGGTGGTGGTGAGGCCGACGGCGGAAGTCGCGGTCAGGACGAGGGCAGCCTGGTCGACTTCCATGTCGTTGCCGGCGGTGAAAACCCGGACGGCCTCGGTGATGCCGTCGGTGTGGAGCAGCAGGCTCACCGACGGCTCGAGGTGCAGGTTCGGGCTGTCGATCACACTCTCGTGCGCAGTAAGGTCGGATCATGGTGCAGAGCCAGGCTGACGACGTGGACGGCTACCTCGCGGAGGTCCCCGAGGACCGCAGAGAGGCCTTGACCCGGCTGCGTGAGCTGTGTCGTGGAGAGCTCCAGGGATTCACCGAGGTGATGGCATACGACATGCCTGCCTATGAGCGGGACGGCACGGCGGAGATCGCCTTCGCGAGCCAGAAGCAGTACATCTCCGTCTATGTGCTGCGGGAGGGCGTCCGCGATGCCTTTGCCGACCGGCTGGCGGGCCATGACATGGGTAAGGGCTGCCTGCGTTTCCGTAAGCCGGAGAAGATCGACTTCGAGCTGGTGCGGGACATGTTGAGGGCTACGGCGAAGGGGCCGGGCGAGGTCTGCTGACTGCCGTTGATGGTCTCGCGGCGATCTGACGGGTGAGCAGGTGGACCGGCGCGAGCCGTCGGGGCGGAAGCCGAGCGGACCGCGCGCCAGCCGCTGGTGGCAGCCAACTGGCCTGCTCCCACGCGCCGTTCAATCCGTGTTCGGTGGTCGGGCGTGGCCGCGCGTCCGGCTTCCGGGCGTGAGCGGTCCTGAGGTCACGGCAGGGTGAGGATGCGAGGGCCGTCCTCGGTGATGGCGATGGTGTGTTCGAAGTGGGCGGCTCGGCTGCCGTCGATCGTGCGCAGCGTCCATCCGTCGTGGTCGGTGTAGTACTCGTTGTGCCCTCCGGCCATGAACATGGGTTCGATGGCGAGGGTGAGGCCGTGGCGCAGGGGGAAGCCGCGGCGGGGTCGTCCGTGGTTGGGGACGTGGGGGTCTTCGTGCATCTGGCGGCCGATGCCATGGCCGCCGAAGTCGGACGGCATACCGCAGCCGGCCTTGCGGGCGACCGTACTGATGGCATGGGAGATGTCCCCGATCCGGTGGCCGACGGTGGCGGCGGCGATGCCGGTGTCCAGGGCCTGCCGGGTGGCGGCGATGAGTTCACGGTCGGCGGGGCGAGGGGTGCCGACGGTAAAGCTGATCGCCGCGTCGCCGGTCCAGCCGTCGAGCTCGGCTCCGCAGTCGAGGCTGACCAGGTCGCCGTCGCGCAGACGGTAGTCGTCGGGGATGCCGTGCGAGACGGCGTCGTTGACGGACGTGCAGAGTGCGGCGGGGAAGGGGACGGGGGCGAAGGAGGGCTGGTAGCCCAGGAACGGAGAACGTGCTCCAGCCTTGGTGAGCACGCTGCGGGCGGCTTCGTCGAGTTCCCGCAGGCGAACTCCCACGGTTGCCGCCGCACGGGCGGCCGCAAGTGCGTGGGCGACGACGCGCCCGGCTTCCCGCATCGCCTCCAGTGCCGTGTCGGTCTTGATCTCCACCATGCGTGGCTCCCTGCCGTGTGCGCTGCCCAATACTTATACCGGTATTAGTATCACGGGTATGGGTGAGGGGTCCTCCGGGTGCGGAGGGCTGGGGTCCGTGCAGGGTCGGGCGGTGACGGCCGCCGTGTGTCCGGTGAATCCTCAGCAGGGTCGAGGCCGGCCCGGCCCTGACTCACGGCCTTCTTGGTTGCGGCATCTGCGATTCGCGCCCTGCGCCGGGCGGTGGCTGACCTGGTCACCGCGTGTCGGCGCGACCCGACACGCGCCGGCCGGCCGGAGGTGCATACGTCCCTGATGTGGTGCGGCGGCGCAGGCCGCACGCGGGTCGGGCGCGCGTCCACTCCGGTGCCGCTATCGGCCAGTCGGGTAATTGCAAGAGCTTTGTGGTGTTTTGACACCTTCTTCCGAAGGTTCATGGCATCTCATGGGCGACGGCTGATCTGTATGACAATCATCCCGGCTCGAAGGAGTTCAGCATGCAGCTTTCCGCTTCCCTCCGCCTCGGCGGCGTTCGTGCGGGCACCACGGTGGCCGCCGCAGTCGCCATCGCTGGAGTCACCGTGATCGGCGCACCCGCCGCCTATGCCGCGCCCGGAGACAGTGGTGACCTCAGTGTCTCCTCGGCTGGCTGGCATTCGCGCGGTGAAAACGGAGTCGAGGTCTGTGCGTTCAACCTCGTCGCCACCAACTTCGAGTCGTACCCCTCCGTGCCGTGGACGATCACCGCGCAGCCCCCGACGACTCCCCCGGGCGACACCCTGGCCAGCACGCTGCCCCTCGTGAACGGCGCGGCGCGCAGCGACAGATACCTCCTCCCGGAGGGGACATACCAGCTGGTGTGGACCGTCCCGTCGGGCCCGAAGCAGAGGGCCTTCAAGGTCGACTGCGCCCAGCGCGGCGACAGCAACCGACCCGCGGAGATCGGCCCGGGTGCGAACGGTGCGAACCGGGAGAACGGTGAGAACGGGGAGAGCGGCGAGAAGGGCGGGGAGTACCGCAAGCCCTCCGGTGCGGTACCCGCCGGTGCCGGTGGCGTCCCGGACATGGAGAACCTCGGTACCGAGAACGAGTCGAGCCTCGCCACGCCCGCCGCCCTGACCGTCGGCGCGGCCGGAGTAGCGGCCCTGGTCATGGTTCGCCGATCCGCACGGCGTCGTGCCCGCAACGAGGCATAGGGCCCACAGCCGACGGCCGCGACGGCGGGGACCGAGTCGCGCATGCCGTCTCACTCTGACGCTGTCCGTGACCTTTGCGCTGCTGACCGGCATCGTATGGGTGTGCTCGGACTCGTCGGACGATTCCTCGGTCACCGCCGTCCGCGCCGATGACGCCGCGGGCGGCGGTGCCCCACCGTCACAACAGCCCTCGCAGGAACCTCTGGTGGGCTCGCGGCCGGTGAAAGTCACCATTCCCACCATCTTCATCGAGGCCCCGATCACCGGTCTCAGCCTCGACAAGAAGGGCCGACTCGGCACCCCGCCGCTGAACAAGCCGATGCAGGTGGGGTGGTACCGCAACGGTCCCTCGCCCGGTGACGCGGGTACTGCCCTGCTCGTCGGGCACCGCGACACTCGCACGGGACCGGCGATCTTCCTCAACCTCAACGTGCTGCGCAAAGGTGCCAAGGTGAAGGTCAACCGGGCCGACCGGCGCGTCGCGGTCTTCACCGTCGACGAGGTGAAGACGTACACGAAGGACAAGTTCCCGGACGACAAGGTGTACGGGTCCACGGCTCGTCCGGAACTCAGACTCATGACGTGCGGTGGACGGTTCAACGCAAAGAGCGGCTACTCGGCCAACGTCGTCGTCTTCGCACATCTGACCTCGATGAAGAAGCTAGGGGTCTAGCGTCAGGCGGAAGGGGTTGGTTCCTCGGCCATGCTGCCGATGAACCAACCCCTTCGCTGCAGTCGATGAACCTGACCCGACGTCAGCTCCCGGCGGCCACCGACTACCGGCGGTCACCCCGGCCCAGGGTGTCCTCCAGCCAGTCGAAGACGACCTCACAGTGCTGTTGGGGCGCCATCGGCGAGCAGTGCAACTGGGCGCCGGTCGCCGCCCGCATCAGCCGGTACTCCTTGCGGGTGCGCAGCAGCTCGAAGAACTCACGTGGCTGACCCGGGTAGAAGGCCTCGTCCTCGTAGTCGAGAACCAGGGTGGGGCACTCGATGCGGCGTACGATTCCGGTGATGTCGAGCGCCATGATCCGCTGCGCCGGAGTCCAGAAGTCGGTGAAGAGCTGCCCCTGCCGGGCCGCGAGCATCGCGGGGATCGAGAAGGGCTCGATCCGCTTCTTGATCACGAACTGCTCGGACGGCGTCAGTTGGGGAGCGACCTCCTCGTTCCAGATGCGGTTGGTCTCCTCCTTGTCGGGAGTCACGATGGCCCGGAGCTCCTCCGGGAAGCCCAGCCACGGCGAGAGACAGCCCGGCAGTGCGGCCAGGGCGGCGATCCGGTGCTCGAACGCCGCGGCGCGCGGCGCGAGGTTGCCGCCCATGGAGAGGCCGGTCAGCGCGATACGGCGGGCGTCGACGTCCTTGCGACGCTCCAGCCAGTCCACGAGCGGCGAGACCACCTGCTCCCAGCGAGGGCTGAAGACGAGCTGGTCGACGAAGAGCAACTGGCCCTGGCCGGGGCCGTCGTAGACGAGGGCGTTCCAGCCGCGGGCGAGCGCGGCTGCGACACCGTAGGTCCACATGTCGACGTTCGGACCGTCGCTGCCGTTGGTGAGGATGACGGTCGGCCGGGGCCTGCCGGAGTCGTCGGGCCGGAAGAACCAGACAGGGATCGAGACCCCGTCCTGGTACGGGACGTCGTCGGTGATCGCCGCGGGCGTGCACAGCCGGGCGAAGGTGTCCCACGCCCGGCGTCCCGCCAGATAGAGCTTCTTCTCGTCACCGGGGGTGTCCGAGCCGAGTACGAAGAAGAGCGCCTGGCCGAAGTACTGGGCGCCGCGCAGCGAGCGGGCACGTCTTGTCTGGCGGTGCCGCGAGGCGGTAGCCGTCAACCGCTCTCCCCATTGGCGGAACTCGGCCGTGTAGGTCTGCTCGTTCGCCCCGGCGGCATTGATGGCGTTGACGGCGGTGAGCACCTCGCCGACCTCGGACGAACCGAACCCGGCGCCGCCGAGCGCGAGCAGCGCGCCGAAGTTCAGCCCTGGGTCCGTGAACAACTGCATGGCACCAGGCGTCGGCGACGCGTCAGGCCCCGGGGGCGGGGCGGAACCGTCGGCGCCACGCCCCGTGGCGGACGCGGGTGACGAGTTCGCCGAGGCGGTCGACGCCGCCGACAGCACGACTGCCCCCGCCCCGGCGGCGAGCCCGGCGAGCGCGCCGCGCCGGGTGGGCGCCTGCGCACGGTCTGTGGGTGTGTTCGTCATGCGCCCGAACGTAGGAGCAGGCTCCACCCCTGGCCCACCCGCCACTCCCGACGGTCCTCCGAACGGCCCCTCTTCGGCGGTACGAGGACGGCCGAACCCTGCGGCGCGGAGTTGTCCCGTCAGGGACACGGCCGTTGCGAAGCAGCCGGCCCGGTGGGAGCCCGGAAACGTGGTGCGGTTCGCGGAAGCGCCCGTTCTGGCCGCATTGATCTCACACGCCCTGACGTTCGGCCCGCTGCCGGATCAGCTCTTCGACCGCGCTGGGCAAGGTGGTTTCGAAGTCGATGAGCTTCGCCCAGGTCGGGGTGACGACGATCCGGACCATGCCGTCGTAGAGCGAGCGGACCTCGGCCTCCCACTCGATGCGCTGCTCGGGTGTCATCTCGTAGCTGCCGTTCATCCGGAGATACTCGTCCGGGATGCCGTCGACGACGTCCAGCTCGGCCCGCCCGCGGATGAGCAGGATCTTCGGCGGGTGGACCTCGGTGTCGATGGTCAGGGCAACCGCCGGGTGCTCGCGCAGCGCGGGCAGCTTCGGGGCGTTCTTCGTGGTGCACAGGACGATCTCCGAGCCGTTCCAGGTGAACGCGATCGGGATGCTGCGCGGTGTGCCGTCCTTGGCGACGTAGGCCATGCGGGTCAGGTCGCGGGCCAGCAGCTCCTGGCTCATCGGTCGGTTCAGGATCTCGGTGATCTCGTTCGGCTGCATGGTGATCGCTCCTTCGTCGTTGTCGAGCGCGTCCCAGTGGCCGCTCGTGTCCCTGGGACGGAGCGGGCCGGACGTTCTCGACATCCGAGGCGCGCGAACCCTCGAGACTTTGCTGAGCTCGACGGCCACGACACCTGAGGATCGGCTGACGACGTCGGGGCACGCTGGTGGGCGGACCACGCACATGGCCCAGGACCACGCACATGGCCCAGGTGTTCCACGGGGCCTGCCCGCCACGGGAGGACCGCCGTCGGCCCGTCGAAAGCGTCCCCCTTCCGGGGCCTCTGGCCGGCGGAGTGACTCAGCGCATGCCCGCAGGCGCACAGCGCCACGAGCGTCCCACAGGTTCGCAGACAGGATCCGGTTCAACTCCGGGGCGAGGGGCAGGTGGGTCGATGAGTGGCTCTACGAAAGGACCGACATGAGTGCCGGAGAAAAGGCCAAGGCCAAGGCTGAGCAGGGCGTCGGTAAGGCCCTGCGGAAGGCGGCCCACGCGATGGGCAACGAGACCACTGCGGCCAAGGGCGGCGCGTTGGAGGCCCGCGGCAAGGCCCGTGAGGCCAAGGAGAAGTCGAAGGACACCTTCAAGCACTGAGTCAGAGCCGGCCGGAGAGCCGGTACGTCGCGAGGCCCCGGCGGAGGTCAAGAGCCGGGGCCTCGCCTCGTGCCACTGGTTGTCCGGCCGGGAACGCCGCTGTCGCGATGCAGGATGCCCGTCTGCCGGTGCGCTACTTCTCCGGGCCTTCGTCCCGCCCCTCAACGGTGCGTCGTGCCGCCGCTCCTTCGTCTTCGACCAGTCCGGCCGGGTCGGGCAGGTCGAGAGCCGCCCCGCAGTGCTCGCACAGTTTGCCGTTCCCGGCGGGCGTGCCGCATGCCTTGCAGAATCGCGCGGTTCGCCGGTCGCCCGTACTTCCCGTCATGACATCTCCACAGCTCGGGGGTGATGCGGCGCCGAGTACCCGGGGCCGGCTCTTCCATGTTCGGCCGAGCAGAGCTCTCAGGCCGGTCACCGTCTCCTCCGAGCCGCGCGCTTTCACCGCCGCTGACAGACCGGTGACGCGCTACCCCTCGGCTGCCCAGCCGTCCTCCCGCACCCGCGCGGCGAGGTCGATCTTGGTGTAGGTCGGGCGTCCGGCCTGCTGGTACTTCTCCTTCACCCGGTCCAGGTAGTACTTGGCCGTGTGCGGGCTCACACCGGCGCGGCGGGCCGTGGCCTTCAGGGTGAGTCCCGAGGCGTATCCGAGGAGCACCTCGCGCTCCTTGGGCGACAGTCCGGGCCGGTCGGGGGCGCTGTCGTGCGCCCAGGCGAAGGCCAGTTCCGCGGAGTGCACCGTCTCGCCTCGTGCCACCTGCTCGATCGCTCCGACGAGCGTCGGCAGATCGTGGCTCTTGGTCAGATAGCCGTCGGCGCCCGCCGCGATCGCGGCGATGATCCGCCGGCGGTCCGCCACCGTGCTGATGACCAGCACACGGCTGTCCGCGGCCCGCAGCCGGCGGATGTTGTCCGAGGACTGTGAGTTGTCGCCGAGCACCAGGTCCAGGAGAACCACGTCATAGGGCAACGTCGCCGTCTGCGTTCCGGAGAAGAGGCCGTCGACCGTGCACTCCGCCGCTGCCAGACGTACGTTCGCGACTCCGTCGAGCCAGACTCTCAGTCCGTCGAGGAGCATCCGGTCGTCGTCCACCACGGCGACGGTGATCACGCGGGCCATCGCAGTTCGATGCGGGTGCCCTCGCCGGGTGAGCTGTCGACGACCGCTGCGCCGCCCGCCTCGGACATCCGCAGGTGCACCGAGGAGCGCAGTCCGAGCCCTTTGACCACGGTGGCCGGCTCGAAGCCGACACCCTGATCGACGACCGTCACCACCACCGCTTTGCCACCGCCCTCGCCGACGACGGTGACATGGGCGTGCCCCGTCCCCGCGTGCCGTAGCACGTTGTTCAACGCCTCGGTGGTCGCGTCGGCGAGGGCCTCGGCCGCGTGCGCCGGTATCTCAGGCAGGTTGTCGTACTGGGCACTCACCCGCAGTCCCAGGTTCTCCGACGACCGTACGGCTCGTTCCATCGCCGCCGCCGTACCCGGTGCTCTCTCCTCCTCGGCGTGCTGCTGAATGAGCCGGCGGAGGTAGGCGGCTTCCCGGGCGCAGCGTTCCCGTACAGGCGGTGCGTCGGCGTCGGCGTGGCCGCGGGCGATCGCTGTCAGCGTCGCCAGCACCGTGTCGTGCAGGGCGCGGTGGTGCGCGATCCGCTCGGCGTAGCGAGCCCGGCCGGCCTCGGCGGCGACGGCCTGGGCGGTCGCCTCGTCCAGGGCGCGGCCCTGTCGGCGCAGGTACCACCAGAAGACCCGGGCCAGAACGGCCGACGAGAGGATGGCGTTGAGGTGTGCGGCGATCACGGCGATGTCCGCGCCGGTGGGCCAGTACCCGGCGGCGTGTGTCACCGCCAGCGCCCCGACCGCGCCGGCCACCGCGGCCGGGCGCGCGAACGCAACGGCCGCCATCGCGCTGGCCGAACCGCCGAGCAGCATCACCCAGGCGATGTCCTCCGTGCGGTGCATACCGCCCGCGTACACCGCGAACGGCAGGACGCAACCCACGACGACGACGTCCGCCAACGGGGGCCAGGTGCCGAACCAGCCTCGGGACCGGGCCGTGGCGAAGACCAGCACGCTCACGGCGAGGGCAACCGCCAGCGCAAGCCATGCCACGGGGCTCTCCCGGTGATGCTGCACGACGGCGAGCACGCCGACCGCCAAGTGGCTGGCCCGGTACAGACCGGTGGCCAGAACCATGAACGTCTGGGCCCGTTGGAGGCCCGACCCCACTCTCACCGCATGCCTCCCCAGTGCACGCAACCCCCCTGAACCGGCGGTACAGCCGGACGACGAGAACCGTTAGGTTTCGGGGCGTTCCGGCGCCGGACACGACGAGCCATCACACCACTACGTCGGGTCGCGGCGCCCATCGCAATCCGGGCAAAGAAGGAGTCACAGTGGCTCGAAGTGTGCACCGCGGAGGGATACTCGCGGTCCTGGCATCACTGCTTGTTCTGCTGATCCCCGGCAGCGCGAGTGCTGCCGATCCACCGATCCGCTACACGGCGTGGATCAACAACGCCGCCATCTACGAGATGCGGGCCTCGTACTCGTGGCAGTGCATGGATGTGCGGGGTGAATCGCAGAACCCGGGTGCCGTCATCCAGCGCTTCGACTGCAAGGGCCGGCTGCACCAGCGCTTCTACTTCATGCCGTCGGGCACTCCCGGGCTCTTCTTCATCGGCGTGTACGGCAAGTACTGCATCGGCGCGCAGAACGCCTCGACCGCCGACAACACACCGATCGTCCTGGGGCACTGTCAGGGGCCGGGCCAGCACTTCCGCTGGGTGGACCGCGGCAGCGACCACTGGGAGATCGTCGAGGCGGCCAGCGGCAAGTGCCTTCACGACACCGGTAAGCGCAGCGCGATCCAGCTCCGGGCGTGCGGCAACATCACCGAGCCGTACCCGAGCCTGTGGACGCCTCGCTACGACGGTCAGTACAACTACACCAGCGTCTGGGGCTGAGCGCTCCTGCCGGAGGTGGGCCGCGCCGGGTATCCGGCGCGGCCCACCTTCGTGCTCCGATGCCCCTGGGGCGGGCCGATCAGCCGGTTCGGTTGATGACGAACTGCGATCCGGGCTCGATGAGAACGTCTCCGTCCGCCGAGTCGGTGATCGTCACGTTCGTCAGGGTCGCACTGCCCCGGGCACCGCTCATCGCGAGGATGCCGGAGCCGTTGTTGGACTTGTCGACCTTGACGTTGGTGATCTTCACGTTCGGTATCTCTCCGCCGCCCGTCTTGAACTGGATTCCGTCATAGGTGGAGTCGTGGATGTCCGTGTCACGGATGGTGACACCCGGGATGCCCTGCCCCTGAGCGAAGAGGGTGATCGCGCCGAACTCCTGGTCCTCGTTCCAGAACGCGCCGCCCGTGCGGTACAGGGCGTTGTTGGCGATGAGGGTCTGGCCGGTGAAGGGCAGCGGGTCGTGGTCGGTGGCGAGCATGATGCCGGGGTAGTTCATGGTGTCGGCGATGATGTTGTTCTCGATGGTGTTGCCGTATCCGCCGTAGACCGCGATGCCGTTGGCGCGCCACGGCAGCTGGATGGTGTTGTTGCGGAAGTGGTTGTCGTGGCCGATGTCGACCGAGGTGTCCTTGACGTATTTGCTGGCCCACACGGCGAGAGCGTCGTCACCGTTGTTGCGGAAGGACGAGTTGTAGACGGTCGAGTTGCGGGTGCCGTTGGCGAAGTTGATGCCGTCGGCGTACGTGTTGCGTATCCGCATGCCGCTGAACTCGACGCCGTCGCCCGGTCCCCACAGTTCAGGGATGTTGGAGTAGTCCCGGCCGGCCCAGACACCGACGTTGGCGTGCTCGATCCACACGTTGGTGATCTTGGTGTCCTTGCCGAACCGGCCGTTGAGACCGACGCCGCCCTCGTGGTTGCCGTCGCCGCCCCGGATGGTGCCCGAACCGAAGATGGCGATGTCCGAGATCTTGGTGTTGTGGTCGATGTCGAAGCCGAAATTGCCTTCGTGCGGGTGGTTGATCCCGCCCGCCTGGTGCGGCGGCGTCAGGGTGTACAGCTGCGAGTGCCACATGCCCGCGCCGCGGATGGTGACGTCCCGGATGCCCACCTGGTTGTGTGTGCCCCGGTTCAGCGGGTCGTCGGTGAGGATCTTCTGCTCCTGGCGCCACTGGCCCGCAGGGATCCACACACAGCTGATGTCACCCTGCTGGTCCGCGGTCACGGCGCGCTGGATGGCGTCGGTGTCGTCGAGGCCGTCGTTCGGTACGGCACCGTAGTTCGTGATCGAGGTGCAGCCGGCCGGCTGGGCGCTCGGCGGCGCCACCTGCTCGAGGTCGATCAGGTCGATGATGTGGAACGAGGCCGAGTCGCCGGCGTCGCGCTGGAGGCGGAACTTCGTGCCGGGCGGGTAGCTCTGCGACAACAGGGCGTGGGACTCGTCGAACAGGCGACGGGCGTCGGTCCCGGGCGTGTTGGTCAGGCCCTCGGGGTCGTCGGTCCTTCCGTACAGCCAGCTGTGCTTGGAGGACAGGGTGAGCTTGCGGCTGAAGGTGTCGTTGACGTAGAGGCTGATCGTCGCCTCGGCGCCGCCGCCTGAGGGCGCGTCGGGGATCGAGTTGCGCACGACGATCGAGTTGGCGGCGTTGGCCGAGGTGAACTCGACGAAATGCCCGGTGGTGGTGAGCCTCACCGACTGGCGGCCGGAGGACTCGGTGGCGAAGTTGGTGTGCCCGAAGGTCCGCTTGGCGTCGGTGGTGAGGAGCGTGCCCTGGTAGCGGGCGGCTTCGGCTTCGTACTCGGTGTAGGGCACCGCGGCACCGCGTCCGACGACCAGGGAGCGCGCGAGGACGTTGTTGTTCTCGTTGGTCTCCGTGACGGTGTTCGTCGCGTCGGCCGTCGCGGTGAGGGTGACACCGCCGCTCGCCGCGGTCCACGTGCCGTTGATCGGTACGGTGACGCTCGCGCCTGCGGCGATCGCTCCCGCCGTTCCGTTCAGAGTGGTGTTCCCGGCGGCGAGGCGTGTGACGGTCCCGGCCGCGACACCGCTTGTGCCGCGGTTGTCCACCGTGACGGTGAAGGAGACCTGCGCGCCCACTGCCGGAGCGGCCGGGTTGGGTGTGATTGCGGTGACGGTGAGGTCGGGTCCGGGGCTCTGCCCGACGACCAGTTTCGAGGACGCGGTGCGGCTGTTGTTCGTGTCGTCCTGCTCGACGACGGTTCCCGCCGGGTCGACCACGGCGGACACGGTGTAGCTGCCCATGGCGCGCTTGCCGACCGGAACCTTGACGGTCGTGGAGGCGCCGGCGGCGAGCGTGCCGACCTGCGCCGAACCGGCTGCCGCGCCTTCGAGGCTCACGTTCACCGACGTGGCGGGGGAGGTGGCACTTCCGGCGTTGCGGACCGTCGCGCTGACCTCGACGGCGTCCGTCTCGGACGGTGAGGCCGGGGCCCAGGTCAGATCGGTGATCGTCAGGTCCGGGTTGGGTGCCGGTGCCCCGATCACCTGGAACTCGGCCACCTGTGCCCCGAAGCCGCTGGAGTTGGAGAAGAACTTCAGCTGTACGTCGGAGTAGCGGCCGGTCACCGGGATGGTGACGCTGTTGCCGCCGGAGGACGGGCTGAACGCGTAGTCGGCGCGCGCCTTCAGCGAGGTGAAGCCGGACGCCGACTGCTCACGCCCGAGCACCTCGATGGCCTGGGTCCGCGGTCCCCATGCCTGGTCCGGGTTGAGTTTGACGACGACCGCCTCGACATCGGCGTTGGAGCCGAGCTTCACCGTGAGGGTCGACGGGAAGCCGGAGGACTCCCAGTAGGTGGCCGGGCTGTCGTCGTTAGCGTTGGAGGCGACATAGGTCTGGGTGAAGGACGACGCCTCGATCGGCTTGTTGCGGGCGAGGTTGGAACCGGTGACGGGCGGCTCGCCCGGCCCGTCGTCCTCGCCGTAGACCTCCAGCTCGGACAACTGGGCGGCGTTCCAGCCGCTGTTGGCCGACACCTGGACGCGCACGTAGCGGACCGTGGTCGCCGTGACGGGGATGCTGACGGTGTTCGCCCCGGCCGGATCGAAGGCACGCGCGCCGGAGGCCGACAGCGGTGCGAACGATGATCCGTCGGTGCTTCCCGACACGCTCAGGGTCTGGTTGCGGGCTTCCCAGGTCGACGGCAGCTTGAGCGCCACCCGGCTGATCTCCGCGTTCGCGCCGAGGTCGACCTGCACCCATTGAGGCAGCGCGCCGGCGGGCCCTTCCCAGTACGACGCCTGGCTTCCGTCGGTGACGTTGCCGGCCGGGTAGTTGCC is a genomic window containing:
- a CDS encoding CARDB domain-containing protein → MKLRHHGWRVIVGMVLAGLIGVGLLPAPAHAAEGPNLALGKSARAGGSHGNYPAGNVTDGSQASYWEGPAGALPQWVQVDLGANAEISRVALKLPSTWEARNQTLSVSGSTDGSSFAPLSASGARAFDPAGANTVSIPVTATTVRYVRVQVSANSGWNAAQLSELEVYGEDDGPGEPPVTGSNLARNKPIEASSFTQTYVASNANDDSPATYWESSGFPSTLTVKLGSNADVEAVVVKLNPDQAWGPRTQAIEVLGREQSASGFTSLKARADYAFSPSSGGNSVTIPVTGRYSDVQLKFFSNSSGFGAQVAEFQVIGAPAPNPDLTITDLTWAPASPSETDAVEVSATVRNAGSATSPATSVNVSLEGAAAGSAQVGTLAAGASTTVKVPVGKRAMGSYTVSAVVDPAGTVVEQDDTNNSRTASSKLVVGQSPGPDLTVTAITPNPAAPAVGAQVSFTVTVDNRGTSGVAAGTVTRLAAGNTTLNGTAGAIAAGASVTVPINGTWTAASGGVTLTATADATNTVTETNENNNVLARSLVVGRGAAVPYTEYEAEAARYQGTLLTTDAKRTFGHTNFATESSGRQSVRLTTTGHFVEFTSANAANSIVVRNSIPDAPSGGGAEATISLYVNDTFSRKLTLSSKHSWLYGRTDDPEGLTNTPGTDARRLFDESHALLSQSYPPGTKFRLQRDAGDSASFHIIDLIDLEQVAPPSAQPAGCTSITNYGAVPNDGLDDTDAIQRAVTADQQGDISCVWIPAGQWRQEQKILTDDPLNRGTHNQVGIRDVTIRGAGMWHSQLYTLTPPHQAGGINHPHEGNFGFDIDHNTKISDIAIFGSGTIRGGDGNHEGGVGLNGRFGKDTKITNVWIEHANVGVWAGRDYSNIPELWGPGDGVEFSGMRIRNTYADGINFANGTRNSTVYNSSFRNNGDDALAVWASKYVKDTSVDIGHDNHFRNNTIQLPWRANGIAVYGGYGNTIENNIIADTMNYPGIMLATDHDPLPFTGQTLIANNALYRTGGAFWNEDQEFGAITLFAQGQGIPGVTIRDTDIHDSTYDGIQFKTGGGEIPNVKITNVKVDKSNNGSGILAMSGARGSATLTNVTITDSADGDVLIEPGSQFVINRTG
- a CDS encoding RICIN domain-containing protein; the protein is MARSVHRGGILAVLASLLVLLIPGSASAADPPIRYTAWINNAAIYEMRASYSWQCMDVRGESQNPGAVIQRFDCKGRLHQRFYFMPSGTPGLFFIGVYGKYCIGAQNASTADNTPIVLGHCQGPGQHFRWVDRGSDHWEIVEAASGKCLHDTGKRSAIQLRACGNITEPYPSLWTPRYDGQYNYTSVWG